From the Salmo trutta chromosome 30, fSalTru1.1, whole genome shotgun sequence genome, one window contains:
- the LOC115168857 gene encoding formin-like protein 18: protein MYKSYKGSVSDLHVVDQYMMEMCNIPYLSTRLDLLMTLRELPISMEDLQPLINQKIRMCTQLYGSRSFVSVLEYLLSIGNYLNENAGKGKAKGFRLSSLTKPGPQGNALDLKSV, encoded by the exons ATGTATAAATCCTATAAGGGGTCTGTGTCAGATCTGCATGTTGTTGACCAGTACATGATGGAG ATGTGTAACATTCCTTACCTGAGCACCAGACTGGATCTGCTGATGACTCTGAGAGAGCTTCCCATAAGCATGGAGGATCTGCAGCCA CTAATTAACCAGAAGATCAGGATGTGCACGCAGTTATATGGCTCCAGGTCGTTCGTCTCCGTGCTGGAGTACCTGCTGTCCATTGGCAATTACCTCAACGAGAACGCAGGGAAGGGAAAGGCCAAGGGATTCCGCCTCTCCTCTTTAACTAAA CCTGGCCCTCAGGGGAATGCCCTGGACCTGAAATCGGTATAA